In the Paraflavitalea devenefica genome, one interval contains:
- a CDS encoding phosphatase PAP2 family protein, producing the protein MKKYVVCLSLSFSCFLPSLVAQQVNGISLFPNDSASKPGFWQSKAVRISAVPVGLFAASALTWGERKEIRKFRNRYIPSFRHHYDDYMQYVPAVAVFGLNAAGIKGKHTVKRALVSYAFSAIIMGTTVNTIKYSAKVERPSGDERNSFPSGHTANSFMNATFLHKEYGQYRHPLYGVAGYTMATATAIGRQLNNRHWISDVLAGAGIGILSTELGYLIADKVFKDKGNHPPLRDNPYPINKKPSFLEMRIGFATATSGDLTKKSSDIHAIRGFNMGLEGAWFFHKNIGIGGEFAFTSFPVNDDHLAFSDPDIPTLTDGHYTQPMGIRYLHLGPFFSLPLPNNWFITGKINAGSSLGADGNVILQIKEDYEEFFRTNELPYLRYKPEATFSWSAGAGLQKRIARNLGLKVYASYFDSDHDFSIDQLTEIDLDGKYTYQHVGTERVKFDHFAFGVGLTAFIW; encoded by the coding sequence ATGAAGAAGTACGTCGTGTGCCTGTCGTTATCGTTTAGCTGTTTTCTACCCTCCCTGGTGGCGCAACAAGTCAATGGTATTTCCCTCTTTCCAAATGATTCTGCTTCTAAACCCGGTTTCTGGCAAAGCAAGGCGGTACGCATCAGCGCAGTTCCTGTGGGGCTGTTCGCGGCCAGTGCTCTTACCTGGGGTGAAAGGAAGGAGATCAGGAAGTTCCGTAACCGTTATATCCCAAGTTTCCGGCATCATTATGATGATTATATGCAGTATGTGCCGGCCGTGGCCGTGTTTGGGCTGAATGCCGCCGGCATTAAAGGCAAGCATACGGTGAAACGGGCATTGGTATCGTATGCTTTTTCCGCCATTATTATGGGCACTACGGTGAATACGATCAAGTATTCGGCCAAGGTAGAGCGCCCCAGTGGCGATGAGCGTAATTCTTTTCCTTCGGGGCATACGGCCAACTCCTTTATGAATGCTACTTTCCTGCATAAGGAGTATGGCCAGTACCGGCATCCGCTGTATGGCGTAGCAGGTTATACGATGGCCACAGCCACCGCTATCGGCCGGCAACTGAATAACCGGCACTGGATATCGGATGTGCTGGCCGGCGCAGGCATCGGCATCCTGAGCACCGAACTGGGCTATCTTATCGCCGACAAGGTATTTAAGGATAAAGGCAACCATCCTCCCCTGCGCGATAATCCTTATCCCATTAATAAGAAGCCCAGCTTCCTGGAGATGCGGATCGGATTTGCCACAGCCACCAGCGGAGACCTTACCAAGAAGTCGAGCGATATACATGCCATCAGAGGGTTTAATATGGGGCTGGAGGGCGCCTGGTTCTTTCATAAGAATATCGGTATAGGCGGCGAGTTTGCCTTTACCAGCTTCCCTGTTAATGATGACCACCTGGCATTCTCCGATCCGGATATACCTACGCTTACTGACGGGCACTATACGCAGCCTATGGGTATCCGTTATTTACACTTAGGCCCCTTCTTCAGTCTGCCCCTGCCTAATAACTGGTTTATTACCGGCAAGATCAATGCCGGCTCCTCACTGGGGGCAGACGGGAATGTAATATTGCAGATCAAGGAAGATTATGAGGAGTTTTTTCGCACCAATGAACTGCCTTACCTGCGTTATAAGCCGGAGGCGACTTTTAGCTGGTCAGCCGGCGCAGGCCTGCAGAAAAGGATCGCCCGTAACCTGGGCCTGAAGGTGTATGCTTCTTATTTTGATTCGGACCATGATTTTTCCATTGATCAGTTGACTGAAATAGACCTGGATGGGAAGTATACCTATCAACATGTGGGTACGGAGCGGGTAAAGTTTGACCATTTTGCATTTGGAGTGGGGTTGACGGCGTTTATATGGTAA
- a CDS encoding helix-turn-helix domain-containing protein yields the protein MTASGFWDTIILLGIVQGFILTGLLFFSGKQQPANRLLAALIGLITLACLNIYLLDAAWLNSHILLHLLADALPLVVIMPLGPLIWFYVQATMDPAFRMGRKHYIHFWPAVLDLFPYCLLLVADIGLLTGTMSKGQRGWVSNFIDQYNVYSDIPRWLSLTSYLWLSYQYIRRQKRQQQELPELGIRWLRQFLLLFLVFQGIWLLYLIPYIIPATRQALLNAVDWYPIFVPLAILIYWLGLKGYLVAHRPAVENTHKATVPVATRLPETTAQQFIERLRNIMEEEKLYLDPDLSVNGLARQVGMAPKTVSAVLNQHLDKTFSTFVNEYRVEAFKKRIQQPGAASLTIPGIAMECGFSSVATFQRIFKQLTGATPSRFMQDAKDGEAS from the coding sequence ATGACTGCTTCCGGCTTTTGGGATACCATCATCTTACTGGGCATCGTGCAGGGCTTTATCCTCACCGGCCTGCTTTTCTTTTCAGGGAAGCAACAACCCGCCAACAGGTTACTGGCAGCGTTAATAGGGCTCATCACATTGGCCTGTCTTAATATCTACCTGCTGGATGCTGCCTGGCTCAACAGTCATATCTTGTTGCACCTATTGGCCGATGCGCTGCCACTCGTGGTGATCATGCCGCTTGGGCCATTAATATGGTTCTATGTGCAGGCAACAATGGATCCTGCTTTCCGCATGGGCCGCAAACACTATATTCATTTTTGGCCGGCGGTACTGGATCTCTTTCCCTATTGCCTGCTGCTGGTGGCCGATATCGGGTTGCTGACCGGCACTATGTCCAAAGGACAACGTGGATGGGTAAGTAATTTTATAGATCAGTATAATGTCTATTCCGATATTCCACGCTGGCTATCCCTTACCAGCTACCTGTGGCTTTCTTATCAATACATACGGCGGCAAAAAAGGCAGCAACAGGAACTACCGGAACTTGGTATTCGCTGGCTGCGCCAGTTCCTCCTGCTCTTTCTCGTATTCCAGGGAATCTGGTTACTGTACCTCATACCATACATCATTCCGGCTACCCGCCAGGCTTTGCTCAACGCGGTCGACTGGTATCCCATCTTTGTACCCCTTGCCATCCTCATCTACTGGCTGGGCCTCAAAGGGTATCTGGTGGCACATAGGCCGGCAGTAGAAAACACGCACAAAGCAACGGTGCCTGTCGCCACACGCCTCCCGGAAACAACCGCACAACAATTCATCGAACGCCTGCGTAACATCATGGAAGAAGAAAAACTATACCTCGATCCTGACCTCAGCGTGAACGGATTGGCACGGCAGGTGGGCATGGCGCCCAAAACGGTTTCAGCAGTACTCAATCAACACCTCGATAAAACCTTCTCCACCTTTGTCAATGAATACCGGGTGGAGGCCTTCAAAAAAAGAATACAACAACCCGGCGCCGCCAGTCTCACCATACCAGGCATAGCCATGGAATGTGGTTTCTCTTCAGTGGCTACCTTTCAGCGTATCTTCAAACAACTCACTGGTGCCACTCCCTCCCGTTTTATGCAGGATGCAAAAGACGGAGAGGCCTCCTAA